In Solanum pennellii chromosome 7, SPENNV200, the following are encoded in one genomic region:
- the LOC107026358 gene encoding probable 1-acylglycerol-3-phosphate O-acyltransferase isoform X2 — protein sequence MSIGPRRLSNSLVKMAEQINSSATAAGAKRWSFWPSSLRWIPTSTDHIIAAEKRLLSLVSWGGSSRPDFTCKSTEETENWFIDSFEEWRKAKNLSNFILLGHSFGGYVAAKYALKHPERVQQLILVGPAGFTSQTEHMSERMTQFRATWKGVVLNHLWESNFTPMKVIRGLGPWGPDLVRKYTNARFTAYSNGDDLTEESSRLLSDYVYHTLAAKPSGELCLKYIFSFGAFAKSPLLYRAPDWKVPTAFIYGHEDWMNYRGAQQARKNMKVPCEIIRVPQAGHFVFMENTSAFHSAVLYACRRFVSPQKDNDSLPEGVVSV from the exons ATGAGCATCGGACCAAGAAGGTTATCGAATTCATTGGTAAAAATGGCGGAACAAATCAATTCATCAGCAACAGCTGCCGGAGCAAAACGCTGGTCGTTTTGGCCCTCTTCTCTTCGTTGGATACCTACATCTACTGACCACATCATCGCTGCTGAAAAACGTCTTCTTTCTCTTGTTAG TTGGGGTGGATCAAGCAGACCCGACTTCACATGCAAAAGTACCGAAG AGACTGAAAATTGGTTTATCGATTCCTTTGAGGAGTGGCGCAAAGCCAAAAATCTAAGCAACTTTATTTTGCTTGGGCACTCTTTTGGAGGGTATGTCGCTGCCAAATATGCTCTCAAG CATCCTGAGCGTGTTCAGCAGTTGATTCTGGTAGGACCAGCCGGATTTACATCACAAACTGAACATATGTCCGAGCGGATGACCCAGTTCAGAGCAACTTGGAAGGGAGTTGTCTTGAATCATTTGTGGGAGTCTAATTTTACCCCGATGAAAGTTATCAG AGGCTTAGGCCCATGGGGTCCAGACCTTGTTCGCAAATACACAAATGCTAGATTTACTGCATATTCTAATGGAGATGATTTGACTGAGGAGTCGTCCAGACTACTCTCAG ATTATGTATATCACACTTTGGCTGCAAAACCTAGTGGAGAGCTAtgcttaaaatatatattttcctttgGAGCATTTGCCAAGAGTCCTCTTTTATACAG AGCACCAGATTGGAAGGTGCCAACAGCTTTCATATATGGACATGAAGATTGGATGAATTACCGAGGAGCGCAACAGGCAAGGAAGAATATGAAGGTTCCATGTGAAATAATTAGGGTCCCTCAG GCTGGTCACTTTGTATTTATGGAGAACACATCCGCATTCCACTCTGCTGTACTCTATGCTTGCCGTAGATTTGTATCACCACAGAAGGACAATGACTCGCTTCCTGAAGGCGTGGTATCTGTCTGA
- the LOC107026358 gene encoding probable 1-acylglycerol-3-phosphate O-acyltransferase isoform X1, producing the protein MSIGPRRLSNSLVKMAEQINSSATAAGAKRWSFWPSSLRWIPTSTDHIIAAEKRLLSLVRTPYTQEQVNIGSGPPGSKVRWFRSVSNEPRFINTVTFDSKEGSPTLVMVHGYGASQGFFFRNFDALAKHFKVIAIDQLGWGGSSRPDFTCKSTEETENWFIDSFEEWRKAKNLSNFILLGHSFGGYVAAKYALKHPERVQQLILVGPAGFTSQTEHMSERMTQFRATWKGVVLNHLWESNFTPMKVIRGLGPWGPDLVRKYTNARFTAYSNGDDLTEESSRLLSDYVYHTLAAKPSGELCLKYIFSFGAFAKSPLLYRAPDWKVPTAFIYGHEDWMNYRGAQQARKNMKVPCEIIRVPQAGHFVFMENTSAFHSAVLYACRRFVSPQKDNDSLPEGVVSV; encoded by the exons ATGAGCATCGGACCAAGAAGGTTATCGAATTCATTGGTAAAAATGGCGGAACAAATCAATTCATCAGCAACAGCTGCCGGAGCAAAACGCTGGTCGTTTTGGCCCTCTTCTCTTCGTTGGATACCTACATCTACTGACCACATCATCGCTGCTGAAAAACGTCTTCTTTCTCTTGTTAG AACTCCTTATACTCAAGAGCAGGTCAACATTGGGTCTGGTCCACCAGGTTCAAAAGTTAGATGGTTTCGATCGGTGAGCAATGAACCGAGATTTATCAATACTGTTACTTTCGACAGCAAAGAGGGTTCTCCTACTCTTGTTATGGTCCATGGATATGGTGCCTCTCAAGGTTTCTTCTTTCGGAATTTTGATGCCCTTGCAAAGCATTTCAAAGTAATTGCTATTGATCAGCTTGG TTGGGGTGGATCAAGCAGACCCGACTTCACATGCAAAAGTACCGAAG AGACTGAAAATTGGTTTATCGATTCCTTTGAGGAGTGGCGCAAAGCCAAAAATCTAAGCAACTTTATTTTGCTTGGGCACTCTTTTGGAGGGTATGTCGCTGCCAAATATGCTCTCAAG CATCCTGAGCGTGTTCAGCAGTTGATTCTGGTAGGACCAGCCGGATTTACATCACAAACTGAACATATGTCCGAGCGGATGACCCAGTTCAGAGCAACTTGGAAGGGAGTTGTCTTGAATCATTTGTGGGAGTCTAATTTTACCCCGATGAAAGTTATCAG AGGCTTAGGCCCATGGGGTCCAGACCTTGTTCGCAAATACACAAATGCTAGATTTACTGCATATTCTAATGGAGATGATTTGACTGAGGAGTCGTCCAGACTACTCTCAG ATTATGTATATCACACTTTGGCTGCAAAACCTAGTGGAGAGCTAtgcttaaaatatatattttcctttgGAGCATTTGCCAAGAGTCCTCTTTTATACAG AGCACCAGATTGGAAGGTGCCAACAGCTTTCATATATGGACATGAAGATTGGATGAATTACCGAGGAGCGCAACAGGCAAGGAAGAATATGAAGGTTCCATGTGAAATAATTAGGGTCCCTCAG GCTGGTCACTTTGTATTTATGGAGAACACATCCGCATTCCACTCTGCTGTACTCTATGCTTGCCGTAGATTTGTATCACCACAGAAGGACAATGACTCGCTTCCTGAAGGCGTGGTATCTGTCTGA